Below is a window of Ruegeria sp. THAF33 DNA.
CAGACGATCACTTCCATCTCGGCATCAATCGCCTCGAGGATCGAGTCCGCCGCGAATGGCGGCGGCACATAGATCACGCTGGCATTGGCTTCGGTCACGTGCTTGGCCTCGTGGACCGAGTTGAACACGGGCAGGCCCAGATGCTCCATCCCGCCTTTGCCGGGGGTGACGCCGCCGACCATCTTGGTGCCATAGGCAATGGCCTGTTCGCTGTGGAATGTACCCTGCGAGCCGGTAAAGCCCTGACAGATCACTTTGGTGTTTTCGTCGATGAGGACTGCCATTTTGTCCCTTTCTCTAGGCGGTGTTGGATTGATTGGGTTCAGTCGCCGGCAGAACCTGCGGCGCATAGGTAATTTTCTCGAGCGTGGCACGTCCCAGGGCCAGGTTGGCCGTCGTACGCAGGCCGCTGCTGATTTCAGCGATGCCACGCCTTACTTTTTGCCGGATCAGAGGCCAGCCTGTTGGTCGCGCGCGCGGTGCCCCCATATTGTATTCGCCGGGCGCCTCGTTGCCCTGTTCGACCATGGCTGGGATCACCTGGTAGATGTTGATCTGACGCGCCGCCGGCGATGCGGAAGGGTTGAACAACAAACCATCCAGCGTAATGTCAAAGGGTTTCTGGGCCAGGAAGTGCCGGGCCGCTTCGCGTGTCAGCGCATAAGCTGCACCACCGGGATGGCGCGAACGCATCAGGCGCAGTTCCCGCCCCAAATGGGACAACCGCTTGCGTCCAAGTGCCACGTAAAGCTTCGTGCTGCGCCAGCGTTCAAACCGGACGATATCGGCATCTGTGGGCCACCATGAGGCATCATTCAGCCAGTCTGCCAGTTCCGGTGTCAGAAACACATCATCCTCAAGGATCAACGCCTGTTCCGCGCCCGAGGCGATCAGCGCCTCCCATGCTTTGGCATGGCTGAGGGTGCAGGCCATGTCCTTGGTATGGAAATAGCCCCACGGCCCCTCGGCCCGACAGTCGCGCAGGAAATCCTCACGGGTGGCGGCGTCGCAATCAACGGCATTAACGCGCGTCGCCGACAGGCCTGCCTTTTGCAGCTCCTGCTCCATCAAACGCGCCCGCCCTGTGGCGCGTTCAAGACCTATGAGGAAGATGGGGATGGTCATCAGATCGATTGCTTCTTTCGGCCTTGCGCGGCAATGCTTTTCAGCTTGGTTTTAGCCGCGATGGGGCGGGCCTGAGGCCAGCCCCACTTGAACAAGCTTACCCCTTGACCGCCTTCACGATCTTTTCGGCACCGTCTTTCAGGTTGTCCGCCGCGATCACGTCCAGGCCAGAGGTGTTGATGATCTCTTTGCCTTTCTCGACATTGGTTCCTTCCAGACGCACAACCAACGGAACCTTTAGGCCGACCTCTTTCACCGCGGCCACGACACCCTCGGCGATCACGTCACAGCGCATGATGCCGCCGAAGATGTTGACCAGGATGCCTTTGACCTGCGGATCGCTGGTGATGATCTTGAACGCCTCGGTCACCTTCTCTTTAGTGGCGCCGCCACCCACGTCGAGGAAGTTGGCAGGCTCGGCACCATAAAGCTTGATGATATCCATCGTCGCCATCGCCAGACCGGCACCGTTGACCATACAGCCAATCTCACCATCCAGCGCGATGTAGTTCAGGTCGTATTTCGACGCTTCCAGCTCCTTGGGGTCTTCCTCGGTCGTGTCGCGCAGCTCGGCGATGTCGGGGTGGCGGTAGACCGCGTTGCCGTCAAAGCCGACCTTGGCGTCCAGCACCTTGAGATCGCCGCTGTCGGAAACGATCAGCGGGTTGATCTCCAGCATCTCCATGTCCTTCTCGACGAAGGCTTGATAGAGCTGACCCATCAGTTTGACGCATTGCTTGACTTGCGGGCCTTCCAGACCCAGCGAGAAGGCGATGCGGCGACCGTGATACGGCATGTAACCGGTGGCCGGATCGACCGAGAAGGACAGGATTTTCTCGGGCGTCGCGGCGGCCACCTCTTCGATGTCCATGCCGCCCTCGGTCGAACAGACGAAGGAAATGCGGCTGGTCTGACGATCCACCAGCAGGGCCAGGTACAGTTCACGCTCGATGCCCGAGCCTGCTTCGATATAGATGCGGTTGACCTGCTTGCCTGCCGGACCGGTCTGATGCGTGACCAGAGTACGGCCCAGCATCTTTTTGGCTTCTTCGGCGGCTTCTTCAACCGATTTGGTCAGACGAACACCGCCTTTTTCACCGGCGTCGGCCTCTTTGAACGAACCCTTGCCGCGACCACCTGCGTGGATCTGTGCTTTGACAACCCAAAGCGGGCCGTCCAGCTCACCTGCTGCGGTTTTGGCTTCTTCGGCGCGCAACACGGCGCGACCATCGGACACCGGTGCGCCATAGCTGCGAAGGAGGGCTTTGGCCTGATATTCGTGAATGTTCATCGAAACTGTCCCGTCTGACTGCGTTTAATCGTTATAGGGGTGTCTAGCGGGCAAGTTTAAAGGGTTTTTTGATGGTCGATGGGTTTTTAGCGAAGATTTTCAACATTTGTGATCACGGGATTTTAGGGTGTGATCACAAAATTTCTGATGTGGCAAAACGATTCGAAAAAACTGCGCAGCGTCAGAAAATCACATTCGAAAAAAGGGATTTGCGGCGTTTGCGCCAACATTTGCGACCGGGACATGCGCGGACCAAAAGAAAACCGGCCCTGAAACGGGCCGGTCTGTTATTCGGAGTTCAGGGCTGTTTTACGCCAGCGAGCTGTCGATGCCCTTGCACGCGTCGATCAGACCCTTCACGGCGTTCACCGAGTTGTCGAACCCTGCCTGCTCGTCTTCGTTCAGCTTGATGTCAACGATACGCTCGACGCCGCCTGCGCCGATCACGGTCGGAACACCGACATAGAGCCCGTCTACACCCAGTTCGCCGTTGCAGTAGGCCGCGCATGGCAGAACGCGTTTCTGGTCTTTCAGATAGGCTTCGGCCATTTCGATCGCCGATGTTGCAGGCGCGTAATAGGCCGAACCGGTTTTCAGCAGGCCAACGATTTCGGCGCCGCCGTCACGGGTACGCTGCACGATGGCGTCCAGTTTCTCTTGCGTGGTCCAGCCCATCTCGACCAGATCAGGCAGCGGAAT
It encodes the following:
- the sucC gene encoding ADP-forming succinate--CoA ligase subunit beta — protein: MNIHEYQAKALLRSYGAPVSDGRAVLRAEEAKTAAGELDGPLWVVKAQIHAGGRGKGSFKEADAGEKGGVRLTKSVEEAAEEAKKMLGRTLVTHQTGPAGKQVNRIYIEAGSGIERELYLALLVDRQTSRISFVCSTEGGMDIEEVAAATPEKILSFSVDPATGYMPYHGRRIAFSLGLEGPQVKQCVKLMGQLYQAFVEKDMEMLEINPLIVSDSGDLKVLDAKVGFDGNAVYRHPDIAELRDTTEEDPKELEASKYDLNYIALDGEIGCMVNGAGLAMATMDIIKLYGAEPANFLDVGGGATKEKVTEAFKIITSDPQVKGILVNIFGGIMRCDVIAEGVVAAVKEVGLKVPLVVRLEGTNVEKGKEIINTSGLDVIAADNLKDGAEKIVKAVKG
- a CDS encoding glycosyltransferase family 25 protein yields the protein MTIPIFLIGLERATGRARLMEQELQKAGLSATRVNAVDCDAATREDFLRDCRAEGPWGYFHTKDMACTLSHAKAWEALIASGAEQALILEDDVFLTPELADWLNDASWWPTDADIVRFERWRSTKLYVALGRKRLSHLGRELRLMRSRHPGGAAYALTREAARHFLAQKPFDITLDGLLFNPSASPAARQINIYQVIPAMVEQGNEAPGEYNMGAPRARPTGWPLIRQKVRRGIAEISSGLRTTANLALGRATLEKITYAPQVLPATEPNQSNTA